One stretch of Punica granatum isolate Tunisia-2019 chromosome 5, ASM765513v2, whole genome shotgun sequence DNA includes these proteins:
- the LOC116208175 gene encoding FCS-Like Zinc finger 8-like isoform X5, protein MFRKRSRGSATSKQTLMADFDGCRKPTSSSLFSSPRLFATIASSPTKGQSETDAAVMSPTSILDTKPFSSLRSSFQTSPSGHEPEHRRPWARKLDPKGIADALSDDHPKLKSPRPENPVVLFGSHLGIQIPSLPSSSLSSADSPKTPVKFGIKNRSSQLGLCQSPAAKKPVFEPIGSPRVITGCLSTSEMEMSEDYTCVIFHGPVPRTTHIFDNCVVESCCGVVGLSACKEGCGVSAETFNINCYPSQHFLSFCHSCKKNLDQGKDIYMYRGEKAFCSSECRDQVMLLEEGKGKAKSSVRRDRSL, encoded by the exons ATGTTCAGGAAGAGATCTAGAGGTTCAGCCACCAGTAAGCAGACACTAATGGCTGACTTTGACGGATGCAGGAAACCCACTTCATCTTCTCTCTTTAGTTCCCCCAGACTGTTTGCCACCATTGCTAGCAGTCCCACCAAGGGGCAATCTGAAACTGATGCTGCTGTTATGAGCCCAACTTCGATTCTTGACACAAAGCCCTTTTCCAGTCTGAGGAGCTCTTTCCAGACCTCACCCAGCGGCCATGAGCCTGAGCACCGCCGTCCCTGGGCAAGGAAGTTGGACCCCAAAGGCATTGCTGATGCCCTCTCAGATGATCATCCCAAACTCAAGTCTCCCAGACCCGAAAACCCAGTGGTTCTATTTGGGTCACACCTGGGGATCCAAATCCCTTCCCTGCCATCCTCCTCCCTTTCCTCAGCAGACTCCCCTAAGACTCCAGTGAAGTTTGGGATCAAGAACAGAAGTTCTCAGCTGGGGTTGTGTCAATCTCCAGCAGCGAAAAAGCCCGTGTTCGAGCCCATAGGCTCGCCCCGTGTTATCACAGGTTGCCTCTCGACCAGCGAGATGGAGATGTCTGAGGACTATACGTGTGTGATCTTTCACGGACCAGTCCCAAGGACCACTCATATATTcgataattgtgttgttgagaGCTGCTGTGGTGTTGTTGGGCTCTCTGCTTGCAAGGAAGGGTGCGGGGTTTCGGCTGAGACGTTTAACATCAACTGTTATCCCTCCCAGCACTTCCTTAGCTTCTGCCACTCTTGCAAGAAGAATCTTGATCAGGGGAAGGACATTTACATGTACAG GGGAGAAAAAGCCTTCTGCAGCAGCGAGTGCCGGGACCAGGTGATGTTGCTAGAGGAAGGCAAGGGGAAAGCAAAATCAAGTGTTCGCAGAGATCGTTCCTTGTAG
- the LOC116208175 gene encoding FCS-Like Zinc finger 8-like isoform X3, with product MSGLFDDDSCPEGSRFGCCFTLAPSLLQKPTSSSLFSSPRLFATIASSPTKGQSETDAAVMSPTSILDTKPFSSLRSSFQTSPSGHEPEHRRPWARKLDPKGIADALSDDHPKLKSPRPENPVVLFGSHLGIQIPSLPSSSLSSADSPKTPVKFGIKNRSSQLGLCQSPAAKKPVFEPIGSPRVITGCLSTSEMEMSEDYTCVIFHGPVPRTTHIFDNCVVESCCGVVGLSACKEGCGVSAETFNINCYPSQHFLSFCHSCKKNLDQGKDIYMYRGEKAFCSSECRDQVMLLEEGKGKAKSSVRRDRSL from the exons ATGTCTGGTCTATTTGATGATGACTCCTGTCCTGAGGGCTCACGCTTTGGTTGCTGCTTCACGTTGGCCCCTTCCCTTCTGCA GAAACCCACTTCATCTTCTCTCTTTAGTTCCCCCAGACTGTTTGCCACCATTGCTAGCAGTCCCACCAAGGGGCAATCTGAAACTGATGCTGCTGTTATGAGCCCAACTTCGATTCTTGACACAAAGCCCTTTTCCAGTCTGAGGAGCTCTTTCCAGACCTCACCCAGCGGCCATGAGCCTGAGCACCGCCGTCCCTGGGCAAGGAAGTTGGACCCCAAAGGCATTGCTGATGCCCTCTCAGATGATCATCCCAAACTCAAGTCTCCCAGACCCGAAAACCCAGTGGTTCTATTTGGGTCACACCTGGGGATCCAAATCCCTTCCCTGCCATCCTCCTCCCTTTCCTCAGCAGACTCCCCTAAGACTCCAGTGAAGTTTGGGATCAAGAACAGAAGTTCTCAGCTGGGGTTGTGTCAATCTCCAGCAGCGAAAAAGCCCGTGTTCGAGCCCATAGGCTCGCCCCGTGTTATCACAGGTTGCCTCTCGACCAGCGAGATGGAGATGTCTGAGGACTATACGTGTGTGATCTTTCACGGACCAGTCCCAAGGACCACTCATATATTcgataattgtgttgttgagaGCTGCTGTGGTGTTGTTGGGCTCTCTGCTTGCAAGGAAGGGTGCGGGGTTTCGGCTGAGACGTTTAACATCAACTGTTATCCCTCCCAGCACTTCCTTAGCTTCTGCCACTCTTGCAAGAAGAATCTTGATCAGGGGAAGGACATTTACATGTACAG GGGAGAAAAAGCCTTCTGCAGCAGCGAGTGCCGGGACCAGGTGATGTTGCTAGAGGAAGGCAAGGGGAAAGCAAAATCAAGTGTTCGCAGAGATCGTTCCTTGTAG
- the LOC116208175 gene encoding FCS-Like Zinc finger 8-like isoform X2 has translation MSGLFDDDSCPEGSRFGCCFTKRSRGSATSKQTLMADFDGCRKPTSSSLFSSPRLFATIASSPTKGQSETDAAVMSPTSILDTKPFSSLRSSFQTSPSGHEPEHRRPWARKLDPKGIADALSDDHPKLKSPRPENPVVLFGSHLGIQIPSLPSSSLSSADSPKTPVKFGIKNRSSQLGLCQSPAAKKPVFEPIGSPRVITGCLSTSEMEMSEDYTCVIFHGPVPRTTHIFDNCVVESCCGVVGLSACKEGCGVSAETFNINCYPSQHFLSFCHSCKKNLDQGKDIYMYRGEKAFCSSECRDQVMLLEEGKGKAKSSVRRDRSL, from the exons ATGTCTGGTCTATTTGATGATGACTCCTGTCCTGAGGGCTCACGCTTTGGTTGCTGCTTCAC GAAGAGATCTAGAGGTTCAGCCACCAGTAAGCAGACACTAATGGCTGACTTTGACGGATGCAGGAAACCCACTTCATCTTCTCTCTTTAGTTCCCCCAGACTGTTTGCCACCATTGCTAGCAGTCCCACCAAGGGGCAATCTGAAACTGATGCTGCTGTTATGAGCCCAACTTCGATTCTTGACACAAAGCCCTTTTCCAGTCTGAGGAGCTCTTTCCAGACCTCACCCAGCGGCCATGAGCCTGAGCACCGCCGTCCCTGGGCAAGGAAGTTGGACCCCAAAGGCATTGCTGATGCCCTCTCAGATGATCATCCCAAACTCAAGTCTCCCAGACCCGAAAACCCAGTGGTTCTATTTGGGTCACACCTGGGGATCCAAATCCCTTCCCTGCCATCCTCCTCCCTTTCCTCAGCAGACTCCCCTAAGACTCCAGTGAAGTTTGGGATCAAGAACAGAAGTTCTCAGCTGGGGTTGTGTCAATCTCCAGCAGCGAAAAAGCCCGTGTTCGAGCCCATAGGCTCGCCCCGTGTTATCACAGGTTGCCTCTCGACCAGCGAGATGGAGATGTCTGAGGACTATACGTGTGTGATCTTTCACGGACCAGTCCCAAGGACCACTCATATATTcgataattgtgttgttgagaGCTGCTGTGGTGTTGTTGGGCTCTCTGCTTGCAAGGAAGGGTGCGGGGTTTCGGCTGAGACGTTTAACATCAACTGTTATCCCTCCCAGCACTTCCTTAGCTTCTGCCACTCTTGCAAGAAGAATCTTGATCAGGGGAAGGACATTTACATGTACAG GGGAGAAAAAGCCTTCTGCAGCAGCGAGTGCCGGGACCAGGTGATGTTGCTAGAGGAAGGCAAGGGGAAAGCAAAATCAAGTGTTCGCAGAGATCGTTCCTTGTAG
- the LOC116208175 gene encoding FCS-Like Zinc finger 8-like isoform X1, which yields MSGLFDDDSCPEGSRFGCCFTLAPSLLQKRSRGSATSKQTLMADFDGCRKPTSSSLFSSPRLFATIASSPTKGQSETDAAVMSPTSILDTKPFSSLRSSFQTSPSGHEPEHRRPWARKLDPKGIADALSDDHPKLKSPRPENPVVLFGSHLGIQIPSLPSSSLSSADSPKTPVKFGIKNRSSQLGLCQSPAAKKPVFEPIGSPRVITGCLSTSEMEMSEDYTCVIFHGPVPRTTHIFDNCVVESCCGVVGLSACKEGCGVSAETFNINCYPSQHFLSFCHSCKKNLDQGKDIYMYRGEKAFCSSECRDQVMLLEEGKGKAKSSVRRDRSL from the exons ATGTCTGGTCTATTTGATGATGACTCCTGTCCTGAGGGCTCACGCTTTGGTTGCTGCTTCACGTTGGCCCCTTCCCTTCTGCA GAAGAGATCTAGAGGTTCAGCCACCAGTAAGCAGACACTAATGGCTGACTTTGACGGATGCAGGAAACCCACTTCATCTTCTCTCTTTAGTTCCCCCAGACTGTTTGCCACCATTGCTAGCAGTCCCACCAAGGGGCAATCTGAAACTGATGCTGCTGTTATGAGCCCAACTTCGATTCTTGACACAAAGCCCTTTTCCAGTCTGAGGAGCTCTTTCCAGACCTCACCCAGCGGCCATGAGCCTGAGCACCGCCGTCCCTGGGCAAGGAAGTTGGACCCCAAAGGCATTGCTGATGCCCTCTCAGATGATCATCCCAAACTCAAGTCTCCCAGACCCGAAAACCCAGTGGTTCTATTTGGGTCACACCTGGGGATCCAAATCCCTTCCCTGCCATCCTCCTCCCTTTCCTCAGCAGACTCCCCTAAGACTCCAGTGAAGTTTGGGATCAAGAACAGAAGTTCTCAGCTGGGGTTGTGTCAATCTCCAGCAGCGAAAAAGCCCGTGTTCGAGCCCATAGGCTCGCCCCGTGTTATCACAGGTTGCCTCTCGACCAGCGAGATGGAGATGTCTGAGGACTATACGTGTGTGATCTTTCACGGACCAGTCCCAAGGACCACTCATATATTcgataattgtgttgttgagaGCTGCTGTGGTGTTGTTGGGCTCTCTGCTTGCAAGGAAGGGTGCGGGGTTTCGGCTGAGACGTTTAACATCAACTGTTATCCCTCCCAGCACTTCCTTAGCTTCTGCCACTCTTGCAAGAAGAATCTTGATCAGGGGAAGGACATTTACATGTACAG GGGAGAAAAAGCCTTCTGCAGCAGCGAGTGCCGGGACCAGGTGATGTTGCTAGAGGAAGGCAAGGGGAAAGCAAAATCAAGTGTTCGCAGAGATCGTTCCTTGTAG
- the LOC116208175 gene encoding FCS-Like Zinc finger 8-like isoform X4, translating to MSGLFDDDSCPEGSRFGCCFTLAPSLLQKRSRGSATSKQTLMADFDGCRKPTSSSLFSSPRLFATIASSPTKGQSETDAAVMSPTSILDTKPFSSLRSSFQTSPSGHEPEHRRPWARKLDPKGIADALSDDHPKLKSPRPENPVVLFGSHLGIQIPSLPSSSLSSADSPKTPVKFGIKNRSSQLGLCQSPAAKKPVFEPIGSPRVITGCLSTSEMEMSEDYTCVIFHGPVPRTTHIFDNCVVESCCGVVGLSACKEGCGVSAETFNINCYPSQHFLSFCHSCKKNLDQGKDIYMYRFRANGIQSRGWP from the exons ATGTCTGGTCTATTTGATGATGACTCCTGTCCTGAGGGCTCACGCTTTGGTTGCTGCTTCACGTTGGCCCCTTCCCTTCTGCA GAAGAGATCTAGAGGTTCAGCCACCAGTAAGCAGACACTAATGGCTGACTTTGACGGATGCAGGAAACCCACTTCATCTTCTCTCTTTAGTTCCCCCAGACTGTTTGCCACCATTGCTAGCAGTCCCACCAAGGGGCAATCTGAAACTGATGCTGCTGTTATGAGCCCAACTTCGATTCTTGACACAAAGCCCTTTTCCAGTCTGAGGAGCTCTTTCCAGACCTCACCCAGCGGCCATGAGCCTGAGCACCGCCGTCCCTGGGCAAGGAAGTTGGACCCCAAAGGCATTGCTGATGCCCTCTCAGATGATCATCCCAAACTCAAGTCTCCCAGACCCGAAAACCCAGTGGTTCTATTTGGGTCACACCTGGGGATCCAAATCCCTTCCCTGCCATCCTCCTCCCTTTCCTCAGCAGACTCCCCTAAGACTCCAGTGAAGTTTGGGATCAAGAACAGAAGTTCTCAGCTGGGGTTGTGTCAATCTCCAGCAGCGAAAAAGCCCGTGTTCGAGCCCATAGGCTCGCCCCGTGTTATCACAGGTTGCCTCTCGACCAGCGAGATGGAGATGTCTGAGGACTATACGTGTGTGATCTTTCACGGACCAGTCCCAAGGACCACTCATATATTcgataattgtgttgttgagaGCTGCTGTGGTGTTGTTGGGCTCTCTGCTTGCAAGGAAGGGTGCGGGGTTTCGGCTGAGACGTTTAACATCAACTGTTATCCCTCCCAGCACTTCCTTAGCTTCTGCCACTCTTGCAAGAAGAATCTTGATCAGGGGAAGGACATTTACATGTACAG ATTTCGGGCAAATGGGATTCAATCCAGAGGGTGGCCTTAG
- the LOC116208175 gene encoding FCS-Like Zinc finger 8-like isoform X8 yields MSPTSILDTKPFSSLRSSFQTSPSGHEPEHRRPWARKLDPKGIADALSDDHPKLKSPRPENPVVLFGSHLGIQIPSLPSSSLSSADSPKTPVKFGIKNRSSQLGLCQSPAAKKPVFEPIGSPRVITGCLSTSEMEMSEDYTCVIFHGPVPRTTHIFDNCVVESCCGVVGLSACKEGCGVSAETFNINCYPSQHFLSFCHSCKKNLDQGKDIYMYRGEKAFCSSECRDQVMLLEEGKGKAKSSVRRDRSL; encoded by the exons ATGAGCCCAACTTCGATTCTTGACACAAAGCCCTTTTCCAGTCTGAGGAGCTCTTTCCAGACCTCACCCAGCGGCCATGAGCCTGAGCACCGCCGTCCCTGGGCAAGGAAGTTGGACCCCAAAGGCATTGCTGATGCCCTCTCAGATGATCATCCCAAACTCAAGTCTCCCAGACCCGAAAACCCAGTGGTTCTATTTGGGTCACACCTGGGGATCCAAATCCCTTCCCTGCCATCCTCCTCCCTTTCCTCAGCAGACTCCCCTAAGACTCCAGTGAAGTTTGGGATCAAGAACAGAAGTTCTCAGCTGGGGTTGTGTCAATCTCCAGCAGCGAAAAAGCCCGTGTTCGAGCCCATAGGCTCGCCCCGTGTTATCACAGGTTGCCTCTCGACCAGCGAGATGGAGATGTCTGAGGACTATACGTGTGTGATCTTTCACGGACCAGTCCCAAGGACCACTCATATATTcgataattgtgttgttgagaGCTGCTGTGGTGTTGTTGGGCTCTCTGCTTGCAAGGAAGGGTGCGGGGTTTCGGCTGAGACGTTTAACATCAACTGTTATCCCTCCCAGCACTTCCTTAGCTTCTGCCACTCTTGCAAGAAGAATCTTGATCAGGGGAAGGACATTTACATGTACAG GGGAGAAAAAGCCTTCTGCAGCAGCGAGTGCCGGGACCAGGTGATGTTGCTAGAGGAAGGCAAGGGGAAAGCAAAATCAAGTGTTCGCAGAGATCGTTCCTTGTAG
- the LOC116208175 gene encoding FCS-Like Zinc finger 8-like isoform X6 — protein MSGLFDDDSCPEGSRFGCCFTKPTSSSLFSSPRLFATIASSPTKGQSETDAAVMSPTSILDTKPFSSLRSSFQTSPSGHEPEHRRPWARKLDPKGIADALSDDHPKLKSPRPENPVVLFGSHLGIQIPSLPSSSLSSADSPKTPVKFGIKNRSSQLGLCQSPAAKKPVFEPIGSPRVITGCLSTSEMEMSEDYTCVIFHGPVPRTTHIFDNCVVESCCGVVGLSACKEGCGVSAETFNINCYPSQHFLSFCHSCKKNLDQGKDIYMYRGEKAFCSSECRDQVMLLEEGKGKAKSSVRRDRSL, from the exons ATGTCTGGTCTATTTGATGATGACTCCTGTCCTGAGGGCTCACGCTTTGGTTGCTGCTTCAC GAAACCCACTTCATCTTCTCTCTTTAGTTCCCCCAGACTGTTTGCCACCATTGCTAGCAGTCCCACCAAGGGGCAATCTGAAACTGATGCTGCTGTTATGAGCCCAACTTCGATTCTTGACACAAAGCCCTTTTCCAGTCTGAGGAGCTCTTTCCAGACCTCACCCAGCGGCCATGAGCCTGAGCACCGCCGTCCCTGGGCAAGGAAGTTGGACCCCAAAGGCATTGCTGATGCCCTCTCAGATGATCATCCCAAACTCAAGTCTCCCAGACCCGAAAACCCAGTGGTTCTATTTGGGTCACACCTGGGGATCCAAATCCCTTCCCTGCCATCCTCCTCCCTTTCCTCAGCAGACTCCCCTAAGACTCCAGTGAAGTTTGGGATCAAGAACAGAAGTTCTCAGCTGGGGTTGTGTCAATCTCCAGCAGCGAAAAAGCCCGTGTTCGAGCCCATAGGCTCGCCCCGTGTTATCACAGGTTGCCTCTCGACCAGCGAGATGGAGATGTCTGAGGACTATACGTGTGTGATCTTTCACGGACCAGTCCCAAGGACCACTCATATATTcgataattgtgttgttgagaGCTGCTGTGGTGTTGTTGGGCTCTCTGCTTGCAAGGAAGGGTGCGGGGTTTCGGCTGAGACGTTTAACATCAACTGTTATCCCTCCCAGCACTTCCTTAGCTTCTGCCACTCTTGCAAGAAGAATCTTGATCAGGGGAAGGACATTTACATGTACAG GGGAGAAAAAGCCTTCTGCAGCAGCGAGTGCCGGGACCAGGTGATGTTGCTAGAGGAAGGCAAGGGGAAAGCAAAATCAAGTGTTCGCAGAGATCGTTCCTTGTAG
- the LOC116208175 gene encoding FCS-Like Zinc finger 8-like isoform X7: MADFDGCRKPTSSSLFSSPRLFATIASSPTKGQSETDAAVMSPTSILDTKPFSSLRSSFQTSPSGHEPEHRRPWARKLDPKGIADALSDDHPKLKSPRPENPVVLFGSHLGIQIPSLPSSSLSSADSPKTPVKFGIKNRSSQLGLCQSPAAKKPVFEPIGSPRVITGCLSTSEMEMSEDYTCVIFHGPVPRTTHIFDNCVVESCCGVVGLSACKEGCGVSAETFNINCYPSQHFLSFCHSCKKNLDQGKDIYMYRGEKAFCSSECRDQVMLLEEGKGKAKSSVRRDRSL, from the exons ATGGCTGACTTTGACGGATGCAGGAAACCCACTTCATCTTCTCTCTTTAGTTCCCCCAGACTGTTTGCCACCATTGCTAGCAGTCCCACCAAGGGGCAATCTGAAACTGATGCTGCTGTTATGAGCCCAACTTCGATTCTTGACACAAAGCCCTTTTCCAGTCTGAGGAGCTCTTTCCAGACCTCACCCAGCGGCCATGAGCCTGAGCACCGCCGTCCCTGGGCAAGGAAGTTGGACCCCAAAGGCATTGCTGATGCCCTCTCAGATGATCATCCCAAACTCAAGTCTCCCAGACCCGAAAACCCAGTGGTTCTATTTGGGTCACACCTGGGGATCCAAATCCCTTCCCTGCCATCCTCCTCCCTTTCCTCAGCAGACTCCCCTAAGACTCCAGTGAAGTTTGGGATCAAGAACAGAAGTTCTCAGCTGGGGTTGTGTCAATCTCCAGCAGCGAAAAAGCCCGTGTTCGAGCCCATAGGCTCGCCCCGTGTTATCACAGGTTGCCTCTCGACCAGCGAGATGGAGATGTCTGAGGACTATACGTGTGTGATCTTTCACGGACCAGTCCCAAGGACCACTCATATATTcgataattgtgttgttgagaGCTGCTGTGGTGTTGTTGGGCTCTCTGCTTGCAAGGAAGGGTGCGGGGTTTCGGCTGAGACGTTTAACATCAACTGTTATCCCTCCCAGCACTTCCTTAGCTTCTGCCACTCTTGCAAGAAGAATCTTGATCAGGGGAAGGACATTTACATGTACAG GGGAGAAAAAGCCTTCTGCAGCAGCGAGTGCCGGGACCAGGTGATGTTGCTAGAGGAAGGCAAGGGGAAAGCAAAATCAAGTGTTCGCAGAGATCGTTCCTTGTAG